Proteins from one Halovivax limisalsi genomic window:
- a CDS encoding phage tail protein — translation MPGHGPLGSTEFKVELDGVDVPGFLEVKLPTQEVDEYDYREGNEAKHSRKLFGDVRYSPLQLARGADEKNDQLRKWHKAVKEGKEEEARKEIAVVLKNSAGESKIRYEFSQAWIREYEAPTLNAQAGGGSEAIAVEKYTVEFEEMERKTL, via the coding sequence ATGCCAGGACACGGACCACTCGGCAGCACCGAATTCAAAGTAGAACTCGACGGCGTCGACGTCCCGGGCTTCCTCGAAGTGAAGCTCCCGACGCAGGAAGTCGACGAGTACGACTACCGCGAAGGCAACGAGGCAAAGCACAGCCGAAAGCTCTTCGGCGACGTTCGCTACTCGCCGCTGCAACTTGCACGCGGAGCCGACGAGAAGAACGACCAGCTCCGCAAGTGGCACAAGGCGGTCAAGGAGGGCAAAGAAGAGGAAGCACGAAAGGAGATCGCAGTCGTCCTCAAGAACTCGGCCGGCGAGTCCAAGATCCGCTACGAGTTCAGCCAGGCCTGGATCCGCGAGTACGAAGCGCCGACCCTCAACGCGCAGGCCGGCGGGGGATCCGAGGCCATCGCGGTCGAAAAGTACACCGTCGAGTTCGAGGAGATGGAGCGCAAGACGCTCTAA